One region of Tamandua tetradactyla isolate mTamTet1 chromosome 6, mTamTet1.pri, whole genome shotgun sequence genomic DNA includes:
- the EPN2 gene encoding epsin-2 isoform X3 has product MATSSIRRQMKNIVNNYSEAEIKVREATSNDPWGPSSSLMTEIADLTYNVVAFSEIMSMVWRRLNDHGKNWRHVYKALALLDYLIKTGSERVAQQCRENVFAIQTLKDFQYVDRDGKDQGVNVREKSKQLVALLKDEERLKAERVQALKTKERMAQVATGVGSSQVTFGRGSSQPNLSTSYSEQEYGKAGGSPASYHGSPEASLCPQHRAGAPLGQSEELQPLSQRHPFLPHPGLASRPNGDWSPCLTCDRAARASTSPRVSSELEQARPQTSGEEELQLQLALAMSREVAEQEERLRRGDDLRLQMALEESRRDTVKFPRKKEHGSRLQQASLVDLMDALPSSGPAAPKAEPWGPSSSTADQTNPWGGPAAPASTSDPWPSFGAKPATPVDPWGVTSGASVRPAPKSSDPWAAPPQPVPGAGRATSDAWGSASAAKPVSTSGSFDLFSNLNGSIKDDFSEFDNLRASRKAESMAALPSPNHGATSPDPFESQPLAVTSGKPSSARKTPESFLGPNAALVNLDSLVTKPAPPAPSLNPFLAPGSAAAPVNPFQVNQPQPLTLNQLRGSPVLGLGASFGPGPGMEPVTAASVTSVTSMAPVAAPLGGSSSALTPLGPAAANVVGSTTIPPPAQASGTTNPFLL; this is encoded by the exons ATGGCGACCTCGTCCATCCGGCGGCAGATGAAGAACATTGTCAACAACTACTCGGAGGCCGAGATCAAAGTCCGCGAGGCCACCTCCAATGACCCGTGGGGCCCGTCCAGCTCGCTGATGACCGAGATCGCGGACCTGACCTACAACGTGGTGGCCTTCTCGGAGATCATGAGCATGGTGTGGCGGCGGCTCAACGACCACGGCAAGAACTGGCGGCACGTGTACAAGGCGCTGGCGCTGCTGGACTACCTCATCAAGACGGGCTCGGAGCGCGTGGCCCAGCAGTGCCGCGAGAACGTCTTCGCCATCCAGACGCTCAAGGACTTCCAGTACGTCGACCGCGACGGCAAGGACCAGGGCGTTAATGTGCGCGAGAAGTCCAAGCAGCTGGTGGCCCTGCTCAAGGACGAGGAGCGGCTGAAGGCCGAGAGGGTCCAGGCCCTGAAGACCAAGGAGCGCATGGCCCAGGTGGCCACCGGCGTGGGCAGCAGCCAGGTCACCTTCGGCCGCGGCTCCAGCCAGCCCAACCTCTCCACCAGCTACTCGGAGCAGGAGTACGGCAAGGCGGGGGGCTCGCCGGCCTCCTATCACGGCT CGCCTGAGGCCTCGCTGTGTCCCCAGCACCGCGCAGGGGCCCCACTGGGTCAGAGCGAGGAGCTGCAGCCGCTGAGCCAGCGCCACCCCTTCCTGCCGCACCCAGGGCTGGCATCCCGCCCAAATGGTGACTGGTCCCCCTGCCTCACTTGTGACCGCGCAGCCCGAG CCT CCACCTCCCCGCGGGTATCCTCCGAGCTGGAGCAGGCCCGGCCCCAGACAAGCGGCGAGgaagaactgcagctgcagctggCGCTGGCCATGAGCAGAGAAGTAGCGGAGCAG GAGGAGCGCCTGCGGCGGGGTGATGACCTGAGGCTGCAGATGGCCCTTGAAGAAAGCCGAAGAGACACAGTCAAGTTTCCAAGAAAGAAGGAG CACGGCTCCCGCCTGCAGCAAGCCTCACTGGTGGACCTAATGGACGCGCTCCCCTCCTCGGGCCCTGCTGCCCCGAAAGCCGAGCCCTGGGGCCCATCGTCATCCACGGCTGACCAGACCAACCCCTGGGGTGGGCCTGCGGCTCCTGCCAGCACCTCGGACCCCTGGCCATCGTTTG GAGCCAAGCCCGCCACGCCCGTGGATCCCTGGGGCGTCACCTCTGGAGCTAGCGTGCGCCCCGCACCCAAGAGCTCAGACCCCTGGGCAGCTCCGCCACAGCCTGTCCCCGGGGCCGGGAGAGCAACTTCCGATGCCTGGGGCTCCGCCTCGGCTGCCAAGCCTGTGTCCACCTCTG GGTCCTTTGATCTCTTCAGTAACCTGAACGGCTCCATTAAAGACGACTTTTCCGAGTTCGACAACCTCCGAGCTTCGAGGAAAGCAG AGTCCATGGCCGCGCTGCCTTCCCCCAACCACGGAGCCACCAGCCCTGACCCCTTCGAGTCTCAGCCCCTGGCTGTCACCTCAGGCAAGCCCAGCAGTGCCCGGAAGACGCCCGAGTCCTTCCTGGGTCCCAATGCAGCGCTGGTGAACCTGGACTCGCTGGTGACCAAGCCGGCCCCACCTGCCCCGTCTCTCAACCCCTTTCTGGCCCCAG GCTCTGCCGCGGCCCCTGTCAACCCCTTCCAGGTGAACCAGCCCCAGCCGCTGACACTGAACCAGCTGCGGGGCAGCCCCGTCCTCGGCCTGGGTGCATCCTTCGGGCCTGGCCCGGGAATGGAGCCCGTGACCGCAGCCTCTGTGACTTCTGTGACCTCCATGGCCCCCGTGGCCGCACCCCTGGGTGGCAGCAGCTCAGCCCTGACACCGCTGGGCCCTGCAGCAGCAAACGTGGTGGGCAGCACGACCATCCCCCCACCAGCTCAGGCCAGCGGCACAACCAACCCTTTCCTCCTCTAG
- the EPN2 gene encoding epsin-2 isoform X2, translating to MATSSIRRQMKNIVNNYSEAEIKVREATSNDPWGPSSSLMTEIADLTYNVVAFSEIMSMVWRRLNDHGKNWRHVYKALALLDYLIKTGSERVAQQCRENVFAIQTLKDFQYVDRDGKDQGVNVREKSKQLVALLKDEERLKAERVQALKTKERMAQVATGVGSSQVTFGRGSSQPNLSTSYSEQEYGKAGGSPASYHGSTSPRVSSELEQARPQTSGEEELQLQLALAMSREVAEQEERLRRGDDLRLQMALEESRRDTVKFPRKKEHGSRLQQASLVDLMDALPSSGPAAPKAEPWGPSSSTADQTNPWGGPAAPASTSDPWPSFGAKPATPVDPWGVTSGASVRPAPKSSDPWAAPPQPVPGAGRATSDAWGSASAAKPVSTSGSFDLFSNLNGSIKDDFSEFDNLRASRKAGPGWDLDGSCRGPPARPDSPLHQLPPLHPRGLLSAGVQALLRFSAPQPLPRSCPGGPGPPPR from the exons ATGGCGACCTCGTCCATCCGGCGGCAGATGAAGAACATTGTCAACAACTACTCGGAGGCCGAGATCAAAGTCCGCGAGGCCACCTCCAATGACCCGTGGGGCCCGTCCAGCTCGCTGATGACCGAGATCGCGGACCTGACCTACAACGTGGTGGCCTTCTCGGAGATCATGAGCATGGTGTGGCGGCGGCTCAACGACCACGGCAAGAACTGGCGGCACGTGTACAAGGCGCTGGCGCTGCTGGACTACCTCATCAAGACGGGCTCGGAGCGCGTGGCCCAGCAGTGCCGCGAGAACGTCTTCGCCATCCAGACGCTCAAGGACTTCCAGTACGTCGACCGCGACGGCAAGGACCAGGGCGTTAATGTGCGCGAGAAGTCCAAGCAGCTGGTGGCCCTGCTCAAGGACGAGGAGCGGCTGAAGGCCGAGAGGGTCCAGGCCCTGAAGACCAAGGAGCGCATGGCCCAGGTGGCCACCGGCGTGGGCAGCAGCCAGGTCACCTTCGGCCGCGGCTCCAGCCAGCCCAACCTCTCCACCAGCTACTCGGAGCAGGAGTACGGCAAGGCGGGGGGCTCGCCGGCCTCCTATCACGGCT CCACCTCCCCGCGGGTATCCTCCGAGCTGGAGCAGGCCCGGCCCCAGACAAGCGGCGAGgaagaactgcagctgcagctggCGCTGGCCATGAGCAGAGAAGTAGCGGAGCAG GAGGAGCGCCTGCGGCGGGGTGATGACCTGAGGCTGCAGATGGCCCTTGAAGAAAGCCGAAGAGACACAGTCAAGTTTCCAAGAAAGAAGGAG CACGGCTCCCGCCTGCAGCAAGCCTCACTGGTGGACCTAATGGACGCGCTCCCCTCCTCGGGCCCTGCTGCCCCGAAAGCCGAGCCCTGGGGCCCATCGTCATCCACGGCTGACCAGACCAACCCCTGGGGTGGGCCTGCGGCTCCTGCCAGCACCTCGGACCCCTGGCCATCGTTTG GAGCCAAGCCCGCCACGCCCGTGGATCCCTGGGGCGTCACCTCTGGAGCTAGCGTGCGCCCCGCACCCAAGAGCTCAGACCCCTGGGCAGCTCCGCCACAGCCTGTCCCCGGGGCCGGGAGAGCAACTTCCGATGCCTGGGGCTCCGCCTCGGCTGCCAAGCCTGTGTCCACCTCTG GGTCCTTTGATCTCTTCAGTAACCTGAACGGCTCCATTAAAGACGACTTTTCCGAGTTCGACAACCTCCGAGCTTCGAGGAAAGCAG GTCCTGGATGGGACCTGGACGGGAGCTGCAGAGGCCCCCCAGCCCGGCCGGACTCGCCACTGCATCAGCTTCCACCCCTTCACCCGAGAGGCCTCCTTTCTGCAGGTGTGCAGGCCCTGCTCCGCTTTAGcgccccccagcccctgccccggTCCTGCCCAGGGGGCCCAGGGCCTCCTCCCCGCTGA
- the EPN2 gene encoding epsin-2 isoform X1 yields the protein MATSSIRRQMKNIVNNYSEAEIKVREATSNDPWGPSSSLMTEIADLTYNVVAFSEIMSMVWRRLNDHGKNWRHVYKALALLDYLIKTGSERVAQQCRENVFAIQTLKDFQYVDRDGKDQGVNVREKSKQLVALLKDEERLKAERVQALKTKERMAQVATGVGSSQVTFGRGSSQPNLSTSYSEQEYGKAGGSPASYHGSTSPRVSSELEQARPQTSGEEELQLQLALAMSREVAEQEERLRRGDDLRLQMALEESRRDTVKFPRKKEHGSRLQQASLVDLMDALPSSGPAAPKAEPWGPSSSTADQTNPWGGPAAPASTSDPWPSFGAKPATPVDPWGVTSGASVRPAPKSSDPWAAPPQPVPGAGRATSDAWGSASAAKPVSTSGSFDLFSNLNGSIKDDFSEFDNLRASRKAESMAALPSPNHGATSPDPFESQPLAVTSGKPSSARKTPESFLGPNAALVNLDSLVTKPAPPAPSLNPFLAPGSAAAPVNPFQVNQPQPLTLNQLRGSPVLGLGASFGPGPGMEPVTAASVTSVTSMAPVAAPLGGSSSALTPLGPAAANVVGSTTIPPPAQASGTTNPFLL from the exons ATGGCGACCTCGTCCATCCGGCGGCAGATGAAGAACATTGTCAACAACTACTCGGAGGCCGAGATCAAAGTCCGCGAGGCCACCTCCAATGACCCGTGGGGCCCGTCCAGCTCGCTGATGACCGAGATCGCGGACCTGACCTACAACGTGGTGGCCTTCTCGGAGATCATGAGCATGGTGTGGCGGCGGCTCAACGACCACGGCAAGAACTGGCGGCACGTGTACAAGGCGCTGGCGCTGCTGGACTACCTCATCAAGACGGGCTCGGAGCGCGTGGCCCAGCAGTGCCGCGAGAACGTCTTCGCCATCCAGACGCTCAAGGACTTCCAGTACGTCGACCGCGACGGCAAGGACCAGGGCGTTAATGTGCGCGAGAAGTCCAAGCAGCTGGTGGCCCTGCTCAAGGACGAGGAGCGGCTGAAGGCCGAGAGGGTCCAGGCCCTGAAGACCAAGGAGCGCATGGCCCAGGTGGCCACCGGCGTGGGCAGCAGCCAGGTCACCTTCGGCCGCGGCTCCAGCCAGCCCAACCTCTCCACCAGCTACTCGGAGCAGGAGTACGGCAAGGCGGGGGGCTCGCCGGCCTCCTATCACGGCT CCACCTCCCCGCGGGTATCCTCCGAGCTGGAGCAGGCCCGGCCCCAGACAAGCGGCGAGgaagaactgcagctgcagctggCGCTGGCCATGAGCAGAGAAGTAGCGGAGCAG GAGGAGCGCCTGCGGCGGGGTGATGACCTGAGGCTGCAGATGGCCCTTGAAGAAAGCCGAAGAGACACAGTCAAGTTTCCAAGAAAGAAGGAG CACGGCTCCCGCCTGCAGCAAGCCTCACTGGTGGACCTAATGGACGCGCTCCCCTCCTCGGGCCCTGCTGCCCCGAAAGCCGAGCCCTGGGGCCCATCGTCATCCACGGCTGACCAGACCAACCCCTGGGGTGGGCCTGCGGCTCCTGCCAGCACCTCGGACCCCTGGCCATCGTTTG GAGCCAAGCCCGCCACGCCCGTGGATCCCTGGGGCGTCACCTCTGGAGCTAGCGTGCGCCCCGCACCCAAGAGCTCAGACCCCTGGGCAGCTCCGCCACAGCCTGTCCCCGGGGCCGGGAGAGCAACTTCCGATGCCTGGGGCTCCGCCTCGGCTGCCAAGCCTGTGTCCACCTCTG GGTCCTTTGATCTCTTCAGTAACCTGAACGGCTCCATTAAAGACGACTTTTCCGAGTTCGACAACCTCCGAGCTTCGAGGAAAGCAG AGTCCATGGCCGCGCTGCCTTCCCCCAACCACGGAGCCACCAGCCCTGACCCCTTCGAGTCTCAGCCCCTGGCTGTCACCTCAGGCAAGCCCAGCAGTGCCCGGAAGACGCCCGAGTCCTTCCTGGGTCCCAATGCAGCGCTGGTGAACCTGGACTCGCTGGTGACCAAGCCGGCCCCACCTGCCCCGTCTCTCAACCCCTTTCTGGCCCCAG GCTCTGCCGCGGCCCCTGTCAACCCCTTCCAGGTGAACCAGCCCCAGCCGCTGACACTGAACCAGCTGCGGGGCAGCCCCGTCCTCGGCCTGGGTGCATCCTTCGGGCCTGGCCCGGGAATGGAGCCCGTGACCGCAGCCTCTGTGACTTCTGTGACCTCCATGGCCCCCGTGGCCGCACCCCTGGGTGGCAGCAGCTCAGCCCTGACACCGCTGGGCCCTGCAGCAGCAAACGTGGTGGGCAGCACGACCATCCCCCCACCAGCTCAGGCCAGCGGCACAACCAACCCTTTCCTCCTCTAG